One genomic region from Paracoccus pantotrophus encodes:
- a CDS encoding ATP-dependent Clp protease proteolytic subunit — MAKHFHLDDDDDDEDERRQEGQKDEGLGLPEGDRIGKLYFKSRTVIVAGPITDKLAQRTVAHLLALAEDSEEPINMLISSPGGHVESGDMIHDVIKFIRPTVRTIGSGWVASAGALIFVGADKENRYCLPNTRFLIHQPSGGIGGTSTDMMIQAEQVRLMRDRLNQIFAEATGQTVERIEKDTQRDFWLNTQEALDYGLLGRVIRTVDELK, encoded by the coding sequence ATGGCAAAGCATTTCCACCTGGACGACGATGACGACGACGAAGACGAGCGCCGCCAGGAGGGCCAGAAGGACGAGGGTCTCGGCCTGCCCGAGGGCGACAGGATCGGCAAGCTCTATTTCAAGTCGCGCACGGTGATCGTCGCCGGGCCGATCACCGACAAGCTGGCGCAGCGCACCGTGGCGCATCTGCTGGCCCTGGCCGAGGACAGCGAGGAACCGATCAACATGCTGATCTCCTCGCCCGGCGGCCATGTCGAATCCGGCGACATGATCCATGACGTGATCAAGTTCATCCGTCCGACCGTGCGCACCATCGGCTCGGGCTGGGTGGCCTCGGCCGGGGCGCTGATCTTCGTCGGCGCGGACAAGGAAAACCGCTATTGCCTGCCCAATACCCGGTTCCTGATCCACCAGCCCTCGGGCGGGATCGGCGGCACCTCCACGGACATGATGATCCAGGCCGAGCAGGTGCGGCTGATGCGCGACCGGCTGAACCAGATCTTTGCCGAGGCGACCGGCCAGACCGTCGAGCGGATCGAAAAGGACACCCAGCGCGACTTCTGGCTGAACACGCAAGAGGCGCTGGATTACGGCCTTCTGGGCAGGGTCATCCGCACCGTGGACGAGCTGAAATGA
- a CDS encoding S-(hydroxymethyl)glutathione dehydrogenase/class III alcohol dehydrogenase, protein MRTRAAVALEAGKPLEVMEVNLEGPKAGEVMVEIKATGICHTDEFTLSGADPEGIFPSILGHEGAGVVVEVGPGVTSVKPGDHVIPLYTPECRQCASCLSGKTNLCTAIRATQGQGLMPDGTTRFSMLDGTPIHHYMGCSTFSNYTVLPEIAVAKVREDAPFDKICYIGCGVTTGIGAVINTAKVEIGAKAVVFGLGGIGLNVLQGLRLAGADMIIGVDLNDDKKPMAEHFGMTHFINPKNCENVVQEIVNLTKTPFDQIGGADYSFDCTGNVKVMRDALECTHRGWGQSIIIGVAPAGAEISTRPFQLVTGRVWKGTAFGGARGRTDVPQIVDWYMNGKIEIDPMITHTLTLDEINKGFDLMHAGKSIRSVVLY, encoded by the coding sequence ATGAGAACCCGTGCCGCCGTCGCGCTGGAAGCCGGCAAGCCGCTGGAGGTCATGGAGGTCAACCTGGAAGGCCCCAAGGCCGGCGAGGTGATGGTCGAGATCAAGGCCACCGGCATCTGCCACACCGACGAATTCACGCTCTCGGGCGCCGACCCGGAAGGCATCTTCCCCTCGATCCTGGGCCATGAGGGCGCGGGCGTGGTGGTCGAGGTCGGGCCGGGCGTCACCTCGGTCAAGCCGGGCGACCATGTCATCCCGCTCTACACGCCCGAATGCCGGCAATGCGCGTCCTGCCTGTCGGGCAAGACCAACCTTTGCACCGCGATCCGCGCCACCCAGGGCCAGGGCCTGATGCCGGACGGCACCACCCGGTTCAGCATGCTCGACGGCACGCCGATCCATCACTACATGGGCTGCTCGACCTTCTCGAACTACACCGTGCTGCCGGAAATCGCGGTGGCCAAGGTGCGCGAGGACGCGCCCTTCGACAAGATCTGCTATATCGGCTGCGGCGTCACCACCGGCATCGGCGCGGTGATCAACACCGCCAAGGTGGAAATCGGCGCCAAGGCGGTGGTCTTCGGCCTGGGCGGCATCGGGCTCAATGTGCTCCAGGGCCTGCGCCTGGCCGGCGCGGACATGATCATCGGCGTCGACCTGAACGACGACAAGAAGCCGATGGCCGAGCATTTCGGCATGACGCATTTCATCAACCCGAAGAATTGCGAGAACGTGGTCCAGGAGATCGTGAACCTGACCAAGACCCCCTTCGACCAGATCGGCGGCGCCGATTACAGCTTCGACTGCACCGGCAACGTCAAGGTGATGCGCGACGCGCTGGAATGCACTCATCGGGGCTGGGGCCAGTCGATCATCATCGGCGTCGCGCCCGCGGGGGCGGAAATCAGCACCCGGCCGTTCCAGCTGGTCACCGGCCGGGTCTGGAAGGGCACGGCCTTTGGTGGCGCCCGCGGCCGCACCGACGTGCCGCAGATCGTCGACTGGTACATGAACGGCAAGATCGAGATCGACCCGATGATCACCCACACCCTGACGCTGGACGAGATCAACAAGGGCTTCGACCTGATGCATGCGGGCAAGTCCATCCGCTCGGTCGTGCTTTACTGA
- the gfa gene encoding S-(hydroxymethyl)glutathione synthase — MADTSGVKIHPAVDNGIKPAQPGFAGGTLHCKCSTNPVRVAVRAQTAHNHVCGCTKCWKPEGAIFSQVAVVGRDALEVLEGAEKLEIVNPDAPIQRHRCRECGVHMYGRIENRDHPFYGLDFVHTELSDEDGWSAPEFAAFVSSIIESGVDPGRMEAIRARLRELGLEPYDALSPPLMDAIATHIAKRSGALAA, encoded by the coding sequence ATGGCGGACACATCGGGGGTGAAGATCCACCCCGCAGTCGATAACGGCATCAAGCCCGCGCAGCCCGGATTTGCGGGTGGCACGCTGCATTGCAAGTGCAGCACCAACCCGGTCCGCGTCGCGGTCCGGGCGCAGACCGCGCATAACCATGTCTGCGGCTGCACCAAATGCTGGAAACCCGAGGGCGCGATCTTCTCGCAGGTGGCCGTGGTCGGCCGCGATGCGCTCGAGGTGCTGGAGGGCGCCGAGAAGCTGGAGATCGTCAATCCCGACGCGCCGATCCAGCGCCATCGCTGCAGGGAATGCGGCGTGCATATGTACGGCCGGATCGAGAATCGGGACCATCCCTTTTACGGTCTGGATTTCGTCCATACCGAGCTTTCGGACGAGGACGGCTGGTCGGCGCCGGAATTTGCCGCCTTCGTCAGCTCGATCATCGAATCGGGGGTCGATCCCGGCCGTATGGAGGCGATCCGCGCCCGGCTGCGCGAATTGGGGCTGGAGCCCTATGACGCGCTGTCGCCGCCGCTGATGGATGCGATCGCCACCCATATCGCCAAGCGGTCCGGCGCGCTTGCGGCCTAA
- a CDS encoding YbaN family protein, producing MRYLWLSMGWLTLTLGTIGIFLPVLPTVPFLLLSVWAFARSSPRLGARIMRHPRFGPPIRAWRKRGVIGRNAKIWAVAGMTAGIAWAIWLGLDMRFIALQVLACTAIAAWLVSRPEA from the coding sequence ATGCGATACCTGTGGCTCTCGATGGGCTGGCTGACCCTGACGCTGGGAACGATCGGGATCTTCCTGCCGGTCCTGCCCACGGTGCCCTTCCTGCTGCTTTCGGTCTGGGCCTTTGCGCGTTCCTCGCCGCGGCTGGGTGCCCGGATCATGCGCCATCCCCGCTTCGGCCCGCCGATCCGCGCCTGGCGCAAGCGCGGCGTCATCGGGCGCAACGCCAAGATCTGGGCGGTGGCCGGCATGACGGCCGGCATCGCCTGGGCGATCTGGCTGGGGCTGGACATGCGCTTCATCGCCCTTCAGGTTCTGGCCTGCACCGCCATCGCCGCCTGGCTGGTATCCCGGCCGGAAGCCTGA
- the hemW gene encoding radical SAM family heme chaperone HemW has translation MPALAASAAPAQDLAEDWRAGGFGLYVHWPFCAAKCPYCDFNSHVASAIDQGRWMAAYRAEIARLGQEMPGRVLNSIFFGGGTPSLMAPETVAGVIEAARAAWPFANDIEITLEANPTSVETGRFRAYADAGVNRVSMGVQALNDDDLRRLGRMHSAAEARAAFDIARDCFTRVSFDLIYARQDQDRAHWRRELTQALGMAVDHLSAYQLTIEPGTAFGARHAKGGLTGLPDDDLSADMYLDTQEICAAAGMPAYEISNHARPGAESRHNLIYWRQGDWAAVGPGAHGRLTLPSGRWATEAHRAPGAWLEAVEARGNGDSQRDLLGLSDRALEYLLMAMRLVEGLEIPRYLAHGAELPQGRLMNLAELGLISLRGDRLAATAAGRPVLNAILRELAE, from the coding sequence ATGCCAGCCCTCGCCGCCAGCGCCGCGCCCGCCCAGGATCTTGCCGAGGATTGGCGGGCGGGCGGCTTCGGGCTTTACGTCCACTGGCCTTTTTGCGCCGCGAAATGCCCCTATTGCGATTTCAACAGCCATGTCGCTTCCGCGATCGACCAGGGCCGCTGGATGGCCGCCTATCGTGCCGAGATTGCCCGGCTGGGGCAGGAGATGCCCGGCCGGGTGCTGAACAGCATCTTCTTCGGCGGTGGCACCCCCAGCCTGATGGCGCCCGAAACCGTGGCCGGGGTGATCGAGGCCGCGCGCGCCGCCTGGCCTTTTGCCAATGACATCGAGATCACGCTGGAAGCCAACCCGACCAGCGTCGAGACCGGCCGCTTCCGCGCCTATGCCGATGCCGGCGTCAACCGCGTCTCGATGGGGGTGCAGGCGCTGAACGACGACGACCTGCGCCGGCTGGGACGGATGCATTCGGCGGCCGAGGCCCGTGCCGCCTTCGATATCGCCCGCGATTGTTTCACGCGGGTCAGCTTCGACCTGATCTATGCCCGCCAGGACCAGGACCGCGCGCATTGGCGGCGCGAGCTGACCCAGGCGCTCGGCATGGCCGTCGATCACCTTTCGGCCTATCAGCTGACCATCGAGCCCGGCACCGCCTTCGGCGCCCGCCATGCCAAAGGCGGGCTCACGGGCCTGCCCGACGACGATCTGTCCGCCGACATGTATCTGGACACGCAGGAAATCTGCGCGGCGGCCGGGATGCCGGCCTATGAGATCTCGAACCATGCCCGGCCGGGCGCGGAAAGCCGGCACAACCTGATCTATTGGCGGCAGGGCGACTGGGCCGCGGTGGGGCCGGGCGCGCATGGCCGCCTGACGCTGCCCTCGGGCCGCTGGGCGACCGAGGCGCACCGGGCGCCGGGCGCATGGCTGGAGGCGGTCGAGGCGCGCGGCAACGGCGACAGCCAGCGCGACCTGTTGGGCCTGTCCGACCGGGCGCTGGAATATCTGCTGATGGCCATGCGGCTGGTCGAGGGGCTGGAGATTCCCCGCTATCTTGCCCATGGCGCCGAATTGCCGCAGGGCCGGTTGATGAATCTGGCCGAACTGGGACTTATCTCGCTGCGGGGCGACCGTCTGGCGGCGACGGCGGCGGGTCGGCCGGTGCTGAATGCGATCCTGCGTGAACTGGCGGAGTAA
- a CDS encoding RidA family protein, protein MHRISTGSPFESALGYSRAVVKGPWCFVSGTTGYDYAAMAMPDSAAEQAQNAFATIFATLAEAGFAPADIVRVQYTIADPAVLDEITPVLGEAMKDALPAATMVVAGLIRPEMKVEIEVTAFRE, encoded by the coding sequence TTGCATAGGATCTCGACCGGATCGCCCTTCGAATCGGCGCTCGGCTACAGCCGGGCGGTCGTGAAGGGGCCGTGGTGCTTCGTCTCGGGCACCACCGGTTACGATTACGCGGCCATGGCCATGCCCGACAGCGCCGCCGAACAGGCGCAGAACGCCTTTGCCACCATCTTCGCAACCCTGGCCGAGGCCGGTTTCGCACCTGCCGATATCGTGCGCGTGCAATACACCATCGCCGACCCGGCGGTCCTCGACGAGATCACGCCGGTCCTGGGCGAGGCGATGAAGGATGCGTTACCCGCCGCGACCATGGTTGTCGCCGGGCTCATCAGGCCCGAAATGAAGGTCGAGATCGAAGTGACCGCCTTTCGGGAGTGA
- the rdgB gene encoding RdgB/HAM1 family non-canonical purine NTP pyrophosphatase, protein MRKLTEKKLLVATHNRGKLDEIRAMMAPHGIEVTSAGEMGLPEPAETESSFIGNARIKARAAMQATGLPVLADDSGITVDGLDGAPGVYTADWAETPQGRDFMQAMTRTWRELDERGVAEPRSAQFRATLILLWPDGHEEIFEGVAPGRLVWPPRGQQGHGYDPIFVPDGHDLTYAEMPPEQKNAISHRARAFRKLEALFA, encoded by the coding sequence ATGCGCAAGCTGACCGAGAAGAAGCTGCTGGTCGCGACCCACAACAGGGGCAAGCTGGACGAGATCCGCGCCATGATGGCCCCGCATGGCATCGAGGTGACCTCGGCCGGCGAGATGGGCCTGCCCGAACCGGCCGAGACCGAGTCGAGCTTCATCGGCAATGCCCGTATCAAGGCCCGCGCCGCCATGCAGGCGACCGGCCTGCCGGTGCTGGCCGATGACAGCGGCATCACCGTCGACGGGCTGGACGGCGCGCCCGGCGTCTATACCGCCGACTGGGCCGAGACCCCGCAGGGCCGCGATTTCATGCAGGCCATGACCCGCACCTGGCGCGAGCTGGACGAGCGTGGCGTGGCCGAGCCGCGCAGCGCGCAGTTCCGCGCCACGCTGATCCTGCTCTGGCCCGACGGGCACGAGGAGATCTTTGAGGGCGTCGCGCCCGGCCGGCTGGTCTGGCCGCCGCGCGGCCAGCAGGGCCACGGCTACGACCCGATCTTCGTGCCCGACGGCCATGACCTGACCTATGCCGAGATGCCGCCCGAGCAGAAGAATGCCATCAGCCACCGCGCCCGCGCCTTCCGCAAGCTGGAGGCGCTCTTTGCATAG
- the rph gene encoding ribonuclease PH, translated as MRPSGRNLSDMRPISIETGIMRHAEGSCLISCGDTRVLCSATIEEKAPPFLKGSGQGWVTAEYGMLPRATNSRNRREAAAGKQSGRTQEIQRLIGRALRAGVDRRALGERQIVIDCDVIQADGGTRCAAITGGWVALRMAVNRLLKAGIVTADPIMDHVAAVSCGIYAGQAILDLDYAEDSEAGTDGNFIMTGAGRLIEVQMSAEGATFSRPEMNQLLDLAESGIAELVRAQNEAVACAS; from the coding sequence ATGCGCCCCTCTGGCCGGAATTTAAGTGATATGCGTCCGATTTCAATCGAAACGGGCATCATGCGCCATGCCGAGGGTTCCTGCCTGATCTCTTGCGGCGACACCCGCGTGCTCTGCTCGGCCACGATCGAGGAGAAGGCGCCGCCCTTTCTCAAGGGTTCGGGCCAGGGCTGGGTGACGGCGGAATACGGCATGCTGCCGCGGGCCACGAACAGCCGCAACCGGCGCGAGGCGGCAGCCGGCAAGCAATCCGGCCGCACGCAGGAGATCCAGCGCCTGATCGGCCGCGCCCTGCGCGCCGGGGTGGACCGCCGCGCGCTGGGGGAACGGCAGATCGTCATCGATTGCGACGTGATCCAGGCCGATGGCGGCACCCGCTGCGCTGCGATCACCGGCGGCTGGGTGGCGTTGCGGATGGCGGTGAACAGGCTCCTGAAGGCCGGCATCGTCACCGCCGACCCGATCATGGACCATGTCGCCGCGGTGTCATGCGGCATCTATGCCGGGCAGGCGATCCTGGACCTGGACTATGCCGAGGACAGCGAGGCCGGCACCGACGGCAATTTCATCATGACCGGGGCCGGGCGGCTGATCGAGGTGCAGATGTCGGCCGAGGGCGCCACCTTCTCGCGCCCCGAGATGAACCAGTTGCTCGACCTGGCCGAATCCGGCATCGCCGAGCTGGTCCGTGCCCAGAACGAGGCTGTCGCATGCGCAAGCTGA
- the hrcA gene encoding heat-inducible transcriptional repressor HrcA, producing MPETALLSDLNDRSREVFRRVVEAYLATGEPVGSRTLTREMSEKVSAATIRNVMQDLELLGLLDHPHISAGRMPTQLGLRLFVDGLMEAGPVADSDREMIDETLGDDSGNTGVMLDRISTALSALTQGASLVLMPKQEAPVRHIEFVSLAPDRALVVLVFADGRVENRVFTPPPGHTASSMREAANFLNAVAEGRTLAELRRSVAQEIEASRQKLDSIAAALVSSGLALWEGESSDPRLIVRGRANLLAHELADLDRIRSLFDDLERKRDIAEFLELAEQGEGVRIFIGSENKLFSLSGSSLVVSPYMNADRKIVGAVGVIGPTRLNYGRIVPIVDYTAQLVGRLISGRKG from the coding sequence ATGCCAGAAACCGCGCTGCTTTCCGATCTCAACGACCGCTCGCGCGAAGTCTTTCGCCGCGTGGTCGAAGCCTATCTTGCCACCGGCGAGCCGGTCGGCTCGCGCACCTTGACCCGCGAAATGTCCGAAAAGGTCAGCGCCGCGACGATCCGCAACGTGATGCAGGATCTGGAACTGCTGGGGCTGCTGGACCACCCGCATATCTCGGCCGGACGCATGCCCACGCAGCTGGGGCTGCGGCTGTTCGTGGACGGGCTGATGGAGGCCGGCCCGGTCGCCGACAGCGACCGGGAGATGATCGACGAGACGCTGGGCGACGACAGCGGCAATACCGGCGTCATGCTGGACCGGATCAGCACCGCGCTGTCGGCGCTGACCCAGGGCGCCTCGCTGGTGCTGATGCCCAAGCAGGAGGCACCGGTCCGGCACATCGAATTCGTCAGCCTGGCCCCCGACCGGGCGCTGGTGGTGCTGGTCTTTGCCGACGGCCGGGTCGAGAACCGGGTCTTTACCCCCCCGCCCGGCCATACCGCCAGTTCGATGCGCGAGGCAGCGAATTTCCTGAATGCCGTGGCGGAAGGTCGCACCCTGGCGGAATTGCGGCGCAGCGTCGCGCAGGAAATCGAGGCGAGCCGGCAAAAGCTGGACAGCATCGCCGCGGCGCTGGTGTCCTCGGGCCTGGCGCTGTGGGAGGGGGAAAGCAGCGATCCGCGGCTGATCGTGCGCGGCCGCGCCAATCTTCTGGCGCATGAACTGGCCGATCTGGACCGAATCCGCAGCCTGTTCGACGACCTGGAGCGCAAGCGCGACATCGCCGAATTCCTGGAACTGGCCGAGCAGGGCGAGGGCGTGCGCATTTTCATCGGCTCCGAGAACAAGCTTTTTTCACTTTCCGGTTCCTCTCTCGTCGTTTCGCCCTATATGAATGCCGACCGAAAGATTGTTGGCGCGGTCGGCGTCATCGGTCCGACGCGGCTGAACTATGGCCGCATCGTGCCGATCGTGGACTATACTGCGCAGCTTGTCGGCCGGTTGATTTCGGGCCGGAAAGGATGA